The Indicator indicator isolate 239-I01 chromosome 22, UM_Iind_1.1, whole genome shotgun sequence genome includes a window with the following:
- the XPO6 gene encoding exportin-6, which translates to MASEEASLRALESLMTEFFHNCTTNERKREIEELLNNFAQQIGAWRFCLYFLSSTRNDYVMMYSLTVFENLINKMWLGVPSQDKIEIRSCLPKLLLAHHKTLPYFIRNKLCKVIVDIGRQDWPMFYHDFFTNILQLIQSPVTTPLGLVMLKTTSEELACPREDLCVARKEELRKLLLEQVQTVLGLLTGILETIWDKHSVTAATPPPSPTSGESGDLLSSLLQSPSTAKLLSQPIPVLDTESESVCSLALECLAHLFSWIPLSSSITPSLLTTIFHFARFGCAARGRKLCALNGSSPAVPPGPERGRLGVLAMACINELMAKNCVPLEFEEYLLRMFQQTFYLLQKITREHNAHTVKSRLEELDER; encoded by the exons GCATCTGAGGAGGCCTCGCTGCGGGCTCTGGAGAGCCTGATGACAGAGTTCTTCCACAACTGCACCACCAACGAGCGCAAGCGGGAGATAG aggagCTTTTAAATAACTTTGCCCAGCAGATTGGAGCCTGGAGATTCTGCCTCTATTTCCTGTCCAGTACCAGGAATGACTATGTGATGATGTACAGCCTGACTGTGTTTGAG AACCTGATCAATAAGATGTGGCTTGGGGTCCCCTCTCAAGACAAGATTGAGATCCGCAGCTGCCTGCCCAAGCTGCTCCTGGCTCACCACAAAACTCTGCCTTACTTCATCAGGAACAAGCTCTGCAAGGTCATTGTGGACATCGGGCGCCAGGACTGGCCCATGTTCTACCACGACTTCTTCACCAACATCCTGCAG TTAATCCAGTCTCCTGTCACCACTCCTCTGGGGCTGGTCATGCTGAAGACCACATCTGAGGAGCTGGCGTGCCCACGGGAGGACCTCTGCGTGGCCAGGAAGGAGGAACTGcgcaagctgctgctggagcaggtgcagacagtgctggggctgctcacaG GTATCTTGGAGACCATCTGGGACAAACACAGTGTTACTGCTGCCACTCCACCACCATCCCCGACCTCAGGAGAAAGTG GTGacctcctgagcagcctgctgcagagccccagcacagccaagctGCTGAGCCAGCCCATCCCCGTCCTGGACACGGAGAGCGAGTCGGTGTGCTCACTGGCGCTGGAGTGCCTGGCACACCTCTTCAGCTGGATCCCCCTGTCCAGCAGCATCACCCCCTCGCTGCTCACCACCATCTTCCACTTCGCGCGGTTCGGCTGTGCCGCGCGGGGCCGCAAGCTCTGCGCCCTCAACGGCAGCAGCCCCGCGGTGCCCCCTGGGCCCGAGCGCGGCCGCCTGGGCGTGCTGGCCATGGCCTGCATCAACGAGCTGATGGCCAAGAACTGCGTGCCCCTCGAGTTCGAGGAGTACCTGCTCCGCATGTTCCAGCAGACCTTCTACCTGCTGCAGAAGATCACCAGGGAGCACAATGCGCACACAGTGAAGAGccggctggaggagctggacgAGAGGTGA